The Fusarium falciforme chromosome 8, complete sequence region TCATACGGTACTCCGCTGTATATGCGAACTTGAAAGTTCAGCCAGAGTGCAACAGAAACGTATTGTCATGGTCAGCAAGTCAGCACAAGACTTTCAGAAGGACTTCACGCTCGAGGCATATAAACCCACCCTATGTAACGCATAGTCGTAGTCGATCTTTGCATTATGAGAGAATTCGCCTTCAGCAAAAGTATCCCCCACGTTGTGAACTCAACGGTAGAGGATCTGCTGATGATGGTACACAAGCTACCGAGTGCGGACATGACCAGGCGCAACCAACATACGCTGACAGCATTGGAGAGACCTGTTGATCAAAGCTACTCTACTCATGTACGTTCCGCACATAGTCAATCTTCATCGGACGCTGTTTTCTTGTTGCGTATACTCCTCCATTCAACGAAACAGGCGCAGACAATCCCAAGCACTCCCACCACAACTGCAAGGACAAACGAGTTGCGCAGCGCTTCCATGTATGCCTTTCGAACTCTTGGCAAAGACTTTGGGCTTATCAGTTCTGCAAGACAACTTGGGCCTGTCGAGATCACCACCTCTGCTGGAACTTCTGGTGCGTATTTCGGAATATTGGTTCTCAAGCCATTGTAGAACAGGTTCTGCGCAACCGATATCGCGAGAGCTCCGCCGAGACTGTCGAAAAAGGTGGTGATTGCGACACCAGTAGGCATGTCGCGCTGGCTCAGAACGGCTTGTACAGCAAGAAAGGGGAGCTGAACCCCAGCCTCAGCTCCGAACCCGCCCATAACCTGGTATCCAATCCACTTGCCGGCAGAAGAGTCTGCCTGAAGCGTATAGATCAGCCCAGAGCCTATGGTGAAGACGGCTGCCCCGAATATCATGAATGGTTTGAGGACTCCAACAACCGTGGTACCACCGGCGATGATGATTGACGCGATAATGTTCGAGGCCAGGTACGGGATCGTACGGATGCCTGACCCTTCGGCTGAAGTACCCCTGACCGCTTGAAAGTAAAAGGGAAGATAGTAGATGTGGGTGAATGTTCCCATGGAAAGAAGGAAGGCGTACAGACAAGACCAGAAGACGGTCTTTTGTCCCAAGATCCTCGGTGGGATCGTAGCACGCTCCCCGCGTCGAATTTGTTGAGCAATGAAACCGACAGCGAGAAGGCAAGAACCCAAGAGAACTCCCCAGACCTTGGGATTGTTCCAGGGGTAGCTTGTGCCGGCCCTGCAGGTAGTCAGTATCCCACAAGAACCAAAGGAAGATCGGTTAGGACTAACCATTGCAACGCAACAAGCAGGCAAATAACAGAACAGCTTAGAGTAAATGTGCCCAGGATGTCGATTTCTCGGATCTTCTGTTTGGTACTGAGCAGATCCTCAGTTCGCCGAGGAGGTTTAAAGAAGAATACAACAGCCGCGAAACCGATAGCACCAAGTGGCAGATTGATCTACGAGGGTTAGATAAGCAAGGTCGGGTCAAATAGGAGTCCATATCTGAGATTCCCTACCCAGAAACACCACCGCCACGACGCTCTATCCGTCAAGACTCCTCCTATGAGAGGTCCAATGACTGAGCAGATTGCATACATCGATGAGAGCAGGGCCAGGTACATTGGGCGCCTGTTCAGAGGTACAGTGAGACCAATAATTGTCATGGCTAAGCGTTAAGTCAGAGCGAGACCCATGCAACGCAACCAACAGACTTACATCCACTGTACAGAGCCGCCTCGCCAACACCCGCCACGACCCTGCCAAGGATGAACATGTTACTGTTCCTCGCTGCTCCACAGAGTACCGATCCTATCTCGAATACGGCCATGCCAAACAGATACACGTGTTTGACGTTGAAGAAGGTGTATATGCGACCGAAGGATGGCTGCAGCGCGGTTACGGTCAACAGGTAGGTGCTTCCATACCACCCAACATCGTCCAGAGAGTTGAAAGCCGAGGTGATTCGAGGAATAGCGGTGGCTATTATAGTGTTGTCCAGGGCCACGATGAAGGTAGCAAGGCTGAGACCAAAGGTCAGAAGACCCAGCTGCAAGCCTCCCAGGATAGCAAttccctcttcttcgtcatTCTCTCTCGAAGCTGTATCCCGGCTCTCATTGGgctcatcttcaacagcaCTTGATTGCGTAGCCGCCAGTATGTTGCTGTCAGTGGCCTGGCTGGCCTCCCTGTAAGATTCGCTGTCGGTTGTAGAATAGTCCACATTCTCGGCCGTGTGCTGCCTGCTCTGAAGTAGCGGTGTCGTGCTGTCTGGTAGGAAGCCGAGGCCAGGGGGCGACGATGAATGATCTTGTTTCGTGCTCGGCATGATTGTAGTTCTGTGGTAGCTTCTGGTGACGTACGTGCTAGGTGTAGCTGTTGATGATGTGTTCCCAGTAGCTTCAGTTTGCAGGGTGTCCCTTCAAAGAGGAAGATATCAGAGGATCCAAAGTGATCGATCTCTTCTCTGATGCAGACTTGGTAGGAGTAGGCAAAGAAACGACGTGACTAATCGTTTTTCGGTGCATAGTATGGTAGGCATCCGGGGGCCGGATAGTAAAATATGAAAAGTGCCGACCTGAGGTTTAAACAGCCGAAGAGGAATGGCTGAGTGTATCTGGGTGGTCGGCTATCCCAAGCCACCAGTTTGTAGATCCGGATTATTTTATGGTATTAAATTAGCCGGTCTTACTGGGTATCCTTCCAGACTTTACGATACCTGGCACTTCAGTTTCATCGAGAGACAGACACTGAGGTAGACGTCCATATAAATCAACTTCAATAAATCAACTTCATGATTGATTGTTCCACGAGTTCCCACAAGAAAACCTCACCTCCAGTCTACATCTTCTCAACTGGCTATCAGATTTTGCCAAAATGGCCGCAATCAAGCCAATTATTCTATATGGCTCCGCCGAGGGTTAGTCTTGGATTTACTCTTTCCTCTTACTCTCCAGCTTGGCTAACTATCTCTTCAGGCCTCTCCCCGTGGTAAGGAGTCTTCCCAAAGTCACGATTCTTCACTCATCTGACATGCCATAGGAAGGTTGttatcatcatcaacgagcTGAACATTCCCTACAAGCTGGAGCTGCTTTGTAAGTCAAGAAACCGCGGTGCACATCAGGACCTAATCCAAGTTCGCAGCCTCCGAGGATATGGCAAAGCCCGAGTACCAGAAAATCTGCGCCAATGGACGGGTCCCAGCCATTGAGGATCCCAACACTGGGGTCACTCTCTGGGAGAGCGGCGCTGTCATAGAGTATCTCGTGGAGACTTA contains the following coding sequences:
- a CDS encoding MFS domain-containing protein, translated to MPSTKQDHSSSPPGLGFLPDSTTPLLQSRQHTAENVDYSTTDSESYREASQATDSNILAATQSSAVEDEPNESRDTASRENDEEEGIAILGGLQLGLLTFGLSLATFIVALDNTIIATAIPRITSAFNSLDDVGWYGSTYLLTVTALQPSFGRIYTFFNVKHVYLFGMAVFEIGSVLCGAARNSNMFILGRVVAGVGEAALYSGSMTIIGLTVPLNRRPMYLALLSSMYAICSVIGPLIGGVLTDRASWRWCFWINLPLGAIGFAAVVFFFKPPRRTEDLLSTKQKIREIDILGTFTLSCSVICLLVALQWAGTSYPWNNPKVWGVLLGSCLLAVGFIAQQIRRGERATIPPRILGQKTVFWSCLYAFLLSMGTFTHIYYLPFYFQAVRGTSAEGSGIRTIPYLASNIIASIIIAGGTTVVGVLKPFMIFGAAVFTIGSGLIYTLQADSSAGKWIGYQVMGGFGAEAGVQLPFLAVQAVLSQRDMPTGVAITTFFDSLGGALAISVAQNLFYNGLRTNIPKYAPEVPAEVVISTGPSCLAELISPKSLPRVRKAYMEALRNSFVLAVVVGVLGIVCACFVEWRSIRNKKTASDED